The proteins below are encoded in one region of Hemiscyllium ocellatum isolate sHemOce1 chromosome 3, sHemOce1.pat.X.cur, whole genome shotgun sequence:
- the LOC132836358 gene encoding uncharacterized protein LOC132836358 yields the protein MMLRIFLTVSVLFGHQIAARETEQEVIDLCKDTDCLKPEQVIQYKDYDEIEFPHIQWAETTVNFSDLETDLEPVMEISLDKLFNYAFFCNADETIVPLTAPWGLTGYLVNQTFPETFYVGVGIVPEVRSMPEPIDQTIELKELTPGHYFVKTYHEKFEWEEYKELALDFLKELEEEKGTFEWTVAIIWYKKSGLKQIWLKQGTE from the exons ATGATGCTGAGAATCTTCTTAACTGTGTCTGTCCTCTTTGGACATCAAATTGCTGCACGGGAGACAGAGCAGGAGGTGATCGACCTCTGTAAAGATACTGACTGTCTCAAGCCGGAACAAGTCATCCAGTACAAG GATTATGATGAAATAGAATTTCCACACATTCAATGGGCTGAAACAACAGTTAATTTTTCGGATTTGGAGACAGATTTGGAGCCAGTAATGGAAATCAGCCTGGATAAACTGTTCAACTATGCATTTTTTTGCAATGCTGATG AAACAATTGTTCCTCTAACTGCACCTTGGGGACTTACTGGATACTTGGTAAATCAAACATTTCCAGAGACATTCTATGTCGGTGTTGGCATTGTTCCTGAAGTCAGAAGTATGCCTGAACCTATAGATCAAACGATTGAATTAAAAGAATTAACTCCAGGTCACTACTTTGTCAA GACATATCATGAGAAATTTGAATGGGAAGAATATAAAGAACTGGCGCTGGACTTCTTGAAGGAACTGGAAGAAGAAAAAGGAACATTTGAATGGACAGTTGCTATCATTTGGTATAAAAAAAGTGGACTAAAGCAAATATGGTTAAAACAGGGAACAGAATGA